The Clupea harengus chromosome 26, Ch_v2.0.2, whole genome shotgun sequence genome has a segment encoding these proteins:
- the LOC116219797 gene encoding zinc finger protein 98-like — MSTLKTHQRIHTGEKPHQCSTCGKAFRQLSTLKGHLKIHTGEKPHQCSICGKAFSKMFHLKTHQRIHTGEKPHRCSTCGKAFSRMSNLKTHQRIHTGEKPHQCSQCRKTYSQMSTLKRHQKIHTGEKPHQCSTCGKAFSKMSALKTHQRIHTGEKPHHCSTCGKAFSQLSNLKTHQKIHTGEKPHQCSTCGKAFSKMFHLKTHQRIHTGEKPHQCSTCGKAFSHKSHLKLHQRIHTGEKPHQCSTCGKAFSHMSHLKTHKMIHTGEKPHQCSTCGKAFSHKSHLKLHQRIHTGEKPHQCSTCGKAFNQLFDLKKHQKVHTGEKPYQCSQCGKAFSRISVLKKHQMIHSNDVLP, encoded by the exons atgtctactctcaagacacatcagaggatccatactggggaaaagccccatcagtgcagtacatgtgggaaggcctttaggcAATTGTCTACTCTCAAGGGACACctgaagatccatactggggaaaagccacatcagtgcagtatatgtgggaaggcctttagtaaaATGtttcatctcaagacacatcagaggatccatactggggaaaagccacaccggtgcagtacatgtgggaaggctttTAGTCGcatgtctaatctcaagacacaccagaggatccatactggggaaaagccacatcagtgttctcagtgtagAAAGACCTATAGTCAGATGTCtactctcaagagacaccagaagatccatactggggaaaagccacaccagtgcagtacatgtggaaaggcctttagtaaaatgtctgctctcaagacacaccagaggatccatactggggaaaagccacaccactgcagtacatgtgggaaggcctttagtcaattgtctaatctcaagacacaccagaagatccatactggggaaaagccccatcaatgcagtacatgtgggaaggcctttagtaaaATGtttcatctcaagacac accagaggatccatactggggaaaagccacatcagtgcagtacatgtgggaaggctttTAGTCACAAGTCTCATCTCAAgttacaccagaggatccatactggggaaaagccccatcagtgcagtacatgtgggaaggctttTAGTCacatgtctcatctcaagacacacaagatgatccatactggggaaaagccccatcagtgcagtacatgtgggaaggctttTAGTCACAAGTCTCATCTCAAgttacaccagaggatccatactggggaaaagccccatcagtgcagtacatgtgggaaggcctttaatcaattgtttgatctcaagaaacaccagaaagTCCATACTG gggaaaagccgtatcagtgttctcagtgtggaaaggcctttagccgaATATCTGTTCTCAAGAAGCATCAGATGATCCATTCcaatgatgtgctgccctga
- the LOC116219815 gene encoding probable serine/threonine-protein kinase SIK1B: protein MVILSDRCDSGTHHERPLQVGFYEILKTLGKGTFAVVKLARHKVTKTQVAIKIIDKTRLDSSDLEKINREVQIMKLLNHPHIIKLYQVMETKDMLYIVTEYAQNGEMFDYLTSVGRLAEVEARRKFWQIVNAVEYCHQHHIIHRDLKAENLLLDANMNVKLAGELLEQERRRI, encoded by the exons ATGGTGATTCTTTCGGACCGTTGCGACTCGGGAACTCATCATGAGCGACCGCTTCAAGTTGGCTTCTATGAGATCCTTAAGACGTTGGGAAAAGGGACCTTTGCCGTGGTAAAACTGGCAAGACATAAAGTCACCAAAACTCAG GTTGCCATAAAGATTATTGACAAAACTAGATTAGACTCTTCGGATCtggagaaaatcaacagagAGGTTCAAATCATGAAACTACTGAACCACCCTCATATCATCAAACTCTaccag GTCATGGAGACTAAAGATATGTTGTACATTGTGACAGAATATGCACAAAATGGTGAAATGTTTG ACTATCTGACGTCTGTTGGCCGCCTTGCGGAGGTGGAGGCTCGTAGAAAGTTCTGGCAGATAGTGAATGCTGTTGAGTACTGTCACCAACATCACATCATCCACCGTGACCTGAAGGCAGAGAACCTGCTGCTGGACGCCAACATGAACGTTAAACTGGCAGGTGAGCTGCTGGAGCAAGAGAGGCGCCGCATTTGA